The segment CATGATCGTGGTGAGCGCGGAGATGAGGTCCGGTCGCATGACCCCGAGATCCTCGATCGTCCTCATCCACCGGTGGCGCCGGGCGAAAGTCGGACCGGGACCCACCTCGAGGCGATGCAGGAGAGCGTCCAGCACGGCGTCGGGGTGCGACTCGACGAGGGGATACAGCAGAGGCGGAGCGCTCTCCCAAGTGAGGACCGGCCTGACCGTATCGTCTTCGTCTTCGTCGGCGTCGGCGCCGATGGCGTCGAGGAGGGCCGCGATCTGCTCGTGGATGGGCAGGCTGCGATCCGGTCCCTCTCGGCTGCCTCGGCTGCCAGATGCGGGAACTCTTCAGCGAGCTGAGCCTTCGTCACGCATTTCGGAACCAATTCCTCCCCCACGTCCGCGGCGATGACCAGTGCGGTCGCGGGGATGAGGCCGTCGGCGAGCAGTGACCTGCGCGCGATCTCGCAGGCGTCGACCACGGTTGTGAAGAAGCGCGCTTCGGCCTCGTCCCAGTGTGCGCCGCGGTCACGTCCGGCGAACGCCGACAGTCTGGTGCTCCAGTCGTCGCCGACATCCGACGGATCCTGTTCGTACTCCCAGTCGTACGGTGACCAGCGCAGCTCCGGGTCGTCTGCGGCCTCGGAGTCGACACCGGACACGCCGATCATCGGCCACGAGATGGTGGCGCCGTCTGCGTAGAAGCCGTACACAGCGATCCCGTAGATCTCGCCGCCGTCGTCGTCCCGGAACTCGGTTGCGCCGTCGCGGATGCCGTCGACCAAGGCATGGAGCAGTCCGTCCCAATCGAATGTCGCCGATGTCATGAGAGCAAGACTATCGGCCGCATGCGACGAGGCCCCGGAACCGAAGTTCCGGGGCCTCGTCTGGGCTGCAGAGAAAAGTTCCTCTAGCGGGCGAACATCAGGGCGCGCTTGACTTCCTGGATCGCCTGGGTCACCTGGATGCCGCGGGGGCATGCGTCGGTGCAGTTGAAGGTGGTGCGGCAGCGCCACACGCCGTCGACGTCGTTCAGGATGTCGAGACGCTCGGAAGCGCCCTCGTCACGGCTGTCGAAGATGAAGCGGTGAGCGTTCACGATCGCGGCCGGGCCGAAGTAGGAGCCCTCGTTCCAGAACACCGGGCAGCTCGTGGTGCAGCAGGCACACAGGATGCACTTGGTGGTGTCGTCGAAACGAGCGCGGTCGGCCTGAGACTGCAGGAATTCCTTGGTCGGCTCGTGGTTCGCGCCGGTGATCAGGAACGGCTTGATCGCGCGGTAGGCGTCGAAGAACGGCTCCATGTCGACCACGAGATCCTTCTCCACCGGAAGACCCTTGATGGGCTCGATGGTGATGGTGATCTCCTTGGAGGAGTCCTTCGGCAGCAGGTCCTTCATCAGGAGCTTGCAGGCCAGGCGGTTGACGCCGTTGACACGCATCGCGTCCGAACCGCAGACGCCGTGGGCGCAGCTGCGACGGAAGGTCAGGGTGCCGTCCAGGTAACCCTTCGTGTACAGCAGAAGGGTCAGCAGGCGGTCCGACGGCAGCGCCGGGACGCGGAAGCTCTCGAAGCCCTGCGCGTCCGGGTTCTCCGGGTTGAAGCGGTAGATCTTCAGCGTGACCATCCGCGCTTCCGGCGGGACCGGGGGAGCGCCGCTGGCATTCTTCTCGATGGTGGCAGTCATCAGTACTTCCGCTCCTTCGGCTCGTAGCGAGTAATGACCACGGGCTTGTAGTCGAGCTCGATGTCCGAGATCAGACCCTTGCCCTTCTTGTAGGCCATGGTGTGGACCAGGAAGTTCGCATCGTCGCGCTTCGGGTAGTCCTCGCGTGCGTGGCCGCCGCGGGTCTCCTTACGGTTCAGGGCGCCGACGACGGTCACCTCGGCCAGTTCGAGCAGGAAGCCCAGCTCGATGGCTTCGAGGAGGTCCGAGTTGAAGCGCTTGCCCTTGTCGGTGACGGTGACGTGGTCGTAGCGCTCCTTGAGGGCGCGCACGTCGGCGAGCGCCTTCGACAGCGTCTCCTCAGTGCGGAACACGGCGGCGTTGTCGTTCATGGTCTGCTGCAGCTCGGTGCGGATGGCCATGACGTTCTCGTGACCGTGATCGCTCAACATCTGCGCGACCCAGCCCTGGACCATCTCGTCCGGGTTGTCCTCGAGCTCGACGAAGTCGGTCGAGTTCGCGTACTCGGCGGCCGAGATGCCCGCACGACGACCGAAGACGTTGATGTCGAGCAGCGAGTTGGTGCCGAGGCGGTTGGCGCCGTGCACCGACACGCAGGCGCACTCGCCCGCGGCGAACAGGCCGTGGACCACCTGGTCGTTGTTGGCGAGCACCTGACCCTGGATGTTGGTCGGGATGCCGCCCATGACGTAGTGGCACGTCGGGTAGACGGGGACCAGCTCGGTGACCGGGTCCACGCCCAGGTAGGTGCGAGCGAACTCCATGATGTCCGGGAGCTTGGCCATCAGGGTCTCCTCCGGGATGTGGCGCACATCCAGGTGGACGTAGTCCTTGTTCGGGCCGCAACCGCGGCCTTCCAGGACCTCCAGAACCATCGAGCGGGCGACGATGTCGCGCGGCGCGAGGTCCTTGATGGTCGGGGCGTAGCGCTCCATGAAGCGCTCGCCGCTCTCGTTGCGGAGGATGCCGCCCTCACCGCGGACGCCCTCGGTGATGAGGATGCCCAGCCCTGCGAGGCCTGTCGGGTGGAACTGGTGGAACTCCATGTCCTCCAGGGGCAGGCCCTTGCGGAAGATGATGCCCATGCCGTCACCGGTGAGGGTGTGGGCGTTCGAGGTCACCTTGTACATGCGGCCGCTGCCGCCGGTGGCGAAGATGATCGACTTCGCGTGGAAGACGTGGATCTCGCCGGTGGCCAGCTCGTAGCAGACGACGCCGTTGGCGACGGGCTCGCCGTTCTCGTCGGTCGTCATGTTGATGTCGAGCGCGTAGAACTCGTTGTAGAACTCGACGTTGTGCTTGACGCAGTTCTGGTACAGCGTCTGGAGGATCATGTGGCCGGTGCGGTCGGCGGCGTAGCAGGCGCGGCGGACCGGGGCCTTGCCGTGGTCACGGGTGTGACCGCCGAAACGACGCTGGTCGATGCGACCCTCGGGGGTGCGGTTGAACGGCAGACCCATCTTCTCCAGGTCGAGCACGGCGTCGATGGCCTCCTTGGCCATCAGCTCGGCTGCGTCCTGGTCGACGATGTAGTCGCCGCCCTTGACGGTGTCGTAGGTGTGCCACTCCCAGTTGTCCTCCTCGACGTTGGCGAGGGCGGCGCACATGCCGCCCTGTGCCGCGCCGGTGTGGGAGCGAGTCGGGTAGAGCTTGGTCAGAACTGCGGTGCGTGCTCGCGGCGCGGCTTCGAGGGCAGCGCGCATGCCGGCGCCGCCGGCACCGACGATGACCACGTCATAGCGATGTTCCTGCATTGGTTTCTAGTACTCCTTAGCTGGCGCTGCCGAAGGTGAGGATCGCGTAGGTGCCCAGCACGAGGATCAGGATCATCGACAGGGCGAGCAAGGTGTTCAGCCAGAAGCGGGTGGAGTCCTTGCGGGTGTAGTCGCCGATGACGGTGCGGAGGCCGTTGCCGCCGTGCAGCTGAGCCAGCCAGAGCATGGTTAGGTCCCAGACCTGCCAGAAGGGCGACTTCCAGCGGTCCGCGACGAACGAGGCGTCGATGCGGTGCACGCCGCTGTCCCACATCAACATGATGAACATGTGACCGAAGGTCAGGACGATGAGGGCGAGGCCCGAGAAGCGCATGAAGAGCCATGCGTTCTTCTCGAAGTTGCCGCGGTTGCGGGCGCGGGGGGCGTTCGGAGCGTCCAGGCTGGCGGGACGGTCGTACTCGGTGCCGAGGGTTTTGACTTCAGGCATTTTCTCTCAGCTTCCTTAGAACGCGTGCGTGATCAGGATCTGCAGCATGCGGACGGCAGACGCGATGAACACGATGGCGAAGACGGTCAGGATGGCCCACAGCATCTGGCGCTGGTACTTGGGGCCCTTGCCCCAGAAGTCGACCAGGATGATGCGGACGCCGTTGAGGGCGTGGTACAGCACGCAGAACACGAGGCCGATCTCCATGAGACCGATCAGCGGGGTCTTGTACGTGCTGATGATGTCGGTGTACGTGTCGGGGTTCACGCGGATGACCGCGGTGTCCAGCACATGCACGAACAGGAAGAAGAAAATGCTGACGCCGGTGATGCGGTGCAACACCCACGACCACATACCGGGGTCACCTCTGTAAAGAGACCGCTTGCGCACCGGTGCCGGTGCAACCTCAGTGGGGGTGCTCATCGCGAAACTACGCCTCCGTTGTCGTCGACTTGGGATCGGGTCGCAAGCGAACGCGAAGGTCGCTGCAAGACCTGATGCACCTGACTTTAAACCTAAGCTGAGTCCTGTCGTAATCTGCCCGAGCAATGTGACCAAACTCCATCTATTTAATTAGGTGTGCCTTACCTTTGGGAATTCTTTGTGAATGGAGACGCAATGAGTGACGCAATAGACTTCGACGCCTTGCGAACGGCTGCGCAACAGGCAATGACCAGCGCATATGCTCCGTACTCCCACTTCGCCGTCGGTGCGGCGGGGATCACTCCCGAAGGTGAGATCATCACCGGCGGCAATGTGGAGAACGTCTCATATGGTTTGGGCGTTTGCGCCGAGGTCTCGATGGTCTGTGCCGGCTTTTCTCGCGGTGTTCTCAGCGGTGCGGCGGCGCAGGGGCGACCGGGCATCGTGGCGGTCAGTGTCTGCGACGCCGACGGCGCCGTGTTGACCCCGTGCGGCCGCTGCCGGCAGGTGCTCCGAGAGTTCGGCGGCGACGGGCTCCTGGTCGACTCGGCGGAGGGCCCGCGGACGCTGGGGAGCCTGCTTCCCGACGCCTTCGGTCCCGACCGTCTGGCCGCCGTCCGTGGAGGCGACGACCGATGACTGCGCCCTTCGATCCCATCGGCCCGATCGTCGCGAAGAAGGACGGCGACGCCCTCTCCGACGAGCAGATCCGTGGCGTCGTGGCCGGTTTCACCGACGGCACCGTGGCACCGGAGCAGATGTCGTCACTCCTGATGGCGATCGTCCTGCGCGGGATGGACCGCCGCGAGATCGCGACGTGGACGGGAGCGATGATCGACTCGGGGATCCGCATGGACTTCTCCGGTCTGGTCCGCTCCGGCCACCGACTGCGGACCGCGGACAAGCACTCCACCGGAGGAGTCGGCGACAAGATCACGCTGCCGCTGACCCCGCTGGTCGCGTCGTTCGGCGTCGCCGTGCCGCAACTGTCCGGCCGCGGCCTCGGGCACACCGGCGGGACCCTGGACAAACTGGAGTCGATTCCCGGCTGGCGGGCGGACCTGACGGCCGATCAGATGCACCGGCAACTGGCCGAGGTCGGCGCGGTGGTGTGCGCCGCGACCGCGGACCTGGCGCCAGCGGATCGCAAGCTGTACGCGCTGCGCGATGTCACCGGCACGGTCGCGTCGATCCCGCTGATCGCCAGCAGCATCATGAGCAAGAAGATCGCCGAGGGCACCGAGTCGCTGGTCCTCGACGTGAAGGTGGGCTCGGGCGCGTTCATGAAGACCCTCGACGACGCCCGCGAGCTGGCGGAGACGATGGTCGCGCTCGGCACCGACGCCGGAGTCACGACCTCAGCGCTCCTCACCGACATGTCGACACCGCTGGGTCGCAGTGCGGGCAACGCGGTCGAGGTGACCGAGTCCCTCGACGTCCTGGCCGGCGGCGGACCGGACGACGTCGTCGAACTGACCCTGGCCTTGGCACGGGAGATGCTCGACGCGGCCGGACTGCCCGACGCCGACCCCGCCGAGCACCTGCGGAACGGTCGGGCCATGGACTCGTGGCGCGCGATGATCACCGCGCAGGGCGGCGATCCCGACGCTCCGATGCCGACCCCGAGACACCGTCACGACGTCCTCGCCGACGACGATGGGCGACTCGCTGAGCTGGATGCGCTCGCGGTCGGGCAGGCGGCGTGGCTGCTCGGCGCCGGCCGGAGCAGGCCCGGGGAGAGCGTGTCGGCGACCGC is part of the Gordonia phthalatica genome and harbors:
- a CDS encoding DUF4303 domain-containing protein; protein product: MTSATFDWDGLLHALVDGIRDGATEFRDDDGGEIYGIAVYGFYADGATISWPMIGVSGVDSEAADDPELRWSPYDWEYEQDPSDVGDDWSTRLSAFAGRDRGAHWDEAEARFFTTVVDACEIARRSLLADGLIPATALVIAADVGEELVPKCVTKAQLAEEFPHLAAEAAERDRIAACPSTSRSRPSSTPSAPTPTKTKTIRSGRSSLGRALRLCCIPSSSRTPTPCWTLSCIASRWVPVRLSPGATGG
- a CDS encoding succinate dehydrogenase iron-sulfur subunit, encoding MTATIEKNASGAPPVPPEARMVTLKIYRFNPENPDAQGFESFRVPALPSDRLLTLLLYTKGYLDGTLTFRRSCAHGVCGSDAMRVNGVNRLACKLLMKDLLPKDSSKEITITIEPIKGLPVEKDLVVDMEPFFDAYRAIKPFLITGANHEPTKEFLQSQADRARFDDTTKCILCACCTTSCPVFWNEGSYFGPAAIVNAHRFIFDSRDEGASERLDILNDVDGVWRCRTTFNCTDACPRGIQVTQAIQEVKRALMFAR
- the sdhA gene encoding succinate dehydrogenase flavoprotein subunit, coding for MQEHRYDVVIVGAGGAGMRAALEAAPRARTAVLTKLYPTRSHTGAAQGGMCAALANVEEDNWEWHTYDTVKGGDYIVDQDAAELMAKEAIDAVLDLEKMGLPFNRTPEGRIDQRRFGGHTRDHGKAPVRRACYAADRTGHMILQTLYQNCVKHNVEFYNEFYALDINMTTDENGEPVANGVVCYELATGEIHVFHAKSIIFATGGSGRMYKVTSNAHTLTGDGMGIIFRKGLPLEDMEFHQFHPTGLAGLGILITEGVRGEGGILRNESGERFMERYAPTIKDLAPRDIVARSMVLEVLEGRGCGPNKDYVHLDVRHIPEETLMAKLPDIMEFARTYLGVDPVTELVPVYPTCHYVMGGIPTNIQGQVLANNDQVVHGLFAAGECACVSVHGANRLGTNSLLDINVFGRRAGISAAEYANSTDFVELEDNPDEMVQGWVAQMLSDHGHENVMAIRTELQQTMNDNAAVFRTEETLSKALADVRALKERYDHVTVTDKGKRFNSDLLEAIELGFLLELAEVTVVGALNRKETRGGHAREDYPKRDDANFLVHTMAYKKGKGLISDIELDYKPVVITRYEPKERKY
- a CDS encoding succinate dehydrogenase hydrophobic membrane anchor subunit, whose product is MPEVKTLGTEYDRPASLDAPNAPRARNRGNFEKNAWLFMRFSGLALIVLTFGHMFIMLMWDSGVHRIDASFVADRWKSPFWQVWDLTMLWLAQLHGGNGLRTVIGDYTRKDSTRFWLNTLLALSMILILVLGTYAILTFGSAS
- the sdhC gene encoding succinate dehydrogenase, cytochrome b556 subunit — protein: MSTPTEVAPAPVRKRSLYRGDPGMWSWVLHRITGVSIFFFLFVHVLDTAVIRVNPDTYTDIISTYKTPLIGLMEIGLVFCVLYHALNGVRIILVDFWGKGPKYQRQMLWAILTVFAIVFIASAVRMLQILITHAF
- a CDS encoding cytidine deaminase gives rise to the protein MSDAIDFDALRTAAQQAMTSAYAPYSHFAVGAAGITPEGEIITGGNVENVSYGLGVCAEVSMVCAGFSRGVLSGAAAQGRPGIVAVSVCDADGAVLTPCGRCRQVLREFGGDGLLVDSAEGPRTLGSLLPDAFGPDRLAAVRGGDDR
- a CDS encoding thymidine phosphorylase — protein: MTAPFDPIGPIVAKKDGDALSDEQIRGVVAGFTDGTVAPEQMSSLLMAIVLRGMDRREIATWTGAMIDSGIRMDFSGLVRSGHRLRTADKHSTGGVGDKITLPLTPLVASFGVAVPQLSGRGLGHTGGTLDKLESIPGWRADLTADQMHRQLAEVGAVVCAATADLAPADRKLYALRDVTGTVASIPLIASSIMSKKIAEGTESLVLDVKVGSGAFMKTLDDARELAETMVALGTDAGVTTSALLTDMSTPLGRSAGNAVEVTESLDVLAGGGPDDVVELTLALAREMLDAAGLPDADPAEHLRNGRAMDSWRAMITAQGGDPDAPMPTPRHRHDVLADDDGRLAELDALAVGQAAWLLGAGRSRPGESVSATAGVTWHAAFGDPVRRGQPLLTLHTDDETRIPAALAALDGAVGIESAVGRPGSRVLARVGPSRA